The genomic window TTTCTAACAAATAAAATAACAAAAAAAGCGGCTGTTAAGCCGCTTTTTTATTGTAGCCTATTGGATGTTGATTAACGCATCGGCAGTTTAATATCTTTAAACAAGGCTTCAACTTGCTCGTGATCGCGCATACTCGCTGCTTGAGACACTAAATTCTTGGTTAAATGTGGCGCAAACTCTTCGATGAAATCATACATGTAACTGCGTAAGAATGTCCCGCGTCTAAACCCAATTTTGGTCGTCGCGTAACCAAATAAATGATTTACATCTATGGCGACGAGATCTCTATCTAACTCTTTATCAATAGCCATTGAAGCTAGTACACCTACCCCAAGTCCTAGGCGGACGTAAGTTTTTAAAACATCGGCACTAGTCGCCGTAAATACAACGTTAGGATCTTGCCCAGCTTCATTAAACGCTATCTCTAAGTCAGACTTATTTTGGAAACCAAAGACATAGGTAACTAATGGATAGGCAGCAATATCTTCGATCTCTAGCTCTCGCACACGGCTTAATTTAGCCAGTGGATGATCTGGATTAACTACAACACTGCGCCCCCAGTGATAACAAGGCAGCATCACCAAATCTTCATAATAATGCATAGACTCAGTGGCAATGGCAAAATCAGCCTCGCCTTTAATCGCCATTTCACTGATCTGCGCTGGTGTACCCTGATGCATATGCAGTGATACTTTTGGGTAGTGTTTAATGAACTTACCAATGACATCAGGAAGCGCGTAACGGGCTTGTGTATGGGTTGTCGCAATATTCAACGCACCTTGATCTGGTTTGGTATGTTCATAAGCAACTGCTTTAATGCTTTCTACTTTAGAAAGTATGTCATTGGAGATGTTAATAATCTCCTGACCCGCTTTAGTAACATGAGTTAAATGTTTACCGCTGCGTCCAAAAATTTGAATACCTAATTCGTCTTCTAGCATTCGCACCTGTTTACTAATACCGGGTTGCGATGTAAAAAGACTTTCTGCTGTCGCAGATACATTCAAATTATTGTTGTTGACTTCAACGATGTACTTTAACTGTTGTAACTTCATGGGGTAAAACTCTCGATTTTGGGCTAACTGGTTAAACGCCCAGTTAGCAATGGCGCTCACTATATTCTAATTGGTTATAACAAGACTAAATATAAATCATAAACAGAATATAGCAAGACAAATTCTCAGTTAATTTAACCCAGTCTTGAGATTCATAGTTTTCATTATCGGTTTGCGCTAGATTTTTGCTATTAACAAGCGGTATGATAGGAAGCACATGCGTGTAACGCCTTTTTTTATAAGACATATTTATGAGTAAATCAGATAATAACAATATAGATTACAAGAAGATCTTATCGGCTATCAGCTACGACATGCGAAACTCATTAACTCTGATGTTTCAGTCATTACAAACCATTGCCAATCAACCTCAAGCAACCAAGACTTTAAGTGGTGATGAACTATCAGACATCAATTATCAGGTGCAGCGCCTCAACGGCAATCTCACGCAATTGATGGCCTTATATAATGTTGAAGAAGACAGATTGATGATTAACTCAACCGATGAGCTAGTCAGTGATGTGATTGAAACTGCTGTATTCCAAAACGATCTCTACACCCAAAGTAAAGGCATCCAAATTAATATTAATGTTGAAGATGAACTTCACTGGTGCCTCGACCGCGACTTAATCGCTTACCTTATTGATGACGTATTAAGTAACGCTATTCGCTATTCAACGGCTGCCATTGATATAGACGTCAAAATCCTCGACCAAAAGCTATACATTGCTATCTCTGATGACTCTTCAGGTTATCCAGAAAAAATGATTGAAGCGGCAGCAGCCCCCATCAACGATTTAGCGTCACAATTTGGAAGAATGGGTATCGGCTTACTCTTTTCAAAACTCATTGTCCTGTCTCACAACAATTACGGCGACAACGGCGAACTTATCCTACAAAACGATGGTAAATTAGGTGGCAGCACCTTTACCATAGTATTGCCATAACTATAAGGACCATTAATGACAGTTTATATTATTGCAGGCGTAGGCTTCTTAGTATTGATGGTTATTGTCATGACCGTCATGCAGCAACAGCGCAAACGCGTCGAGTCAGAAAAGCGCACCGAAGTAGCACGTTTAACACTGACTATTGATGAAACCGAAGATCTGCTAAGCCGTATCACCAATATCCCGGTGACAAAAGCATTAATGATCATCATGCACAATCGTATTTTAGAAACACAAAAGGCAATTCTAGCCATTAATAATGACAGAACTATTGCTGCACAGGTTAATGACCGTCAACAATTGATAGAATCAATAGGCAATTCATTCCAATCTCAAGGCCTAGACACTTTTAGATTACCCAATGACGACCGTGAAATTCTGCAAATGGTTCAGCTTATCAAGAAGTTAAAGGGTCTGATCAACAGTGAACACAAACGCGGCCGAATTAATCCAGATGTTTTTGGTAATGAAATCAAACGTGCCGATTTAATGCAGATCCGTATTAACATCAATTCAATTATTTCGAGAGCGCGCGGTGCGATGGAAGCTAAGCAATCAGGCTCAGCCCGTACATACTTAGATAAAGCAATCAAAACCCTTAAAGCCATAAACTCTGAAGGCGACGGTTTTGTTTCTTCTAAATTAGAAGAGGCTGAAGGAATGTTAGCTCAGCTCAATCAAGTTAAAATTGATCGTGATGAACGTGTTAAGAAAGAGCAAGAAGAGAAATCGAGTACCGACTTAGACATTTTATTCCAGCCTAAAAAGAAATGGTAATGCTCTATTGTTATTTTGATTACTAGATTCAACACATAAAAAAACCGCTAATATTAGCGGTTTTTTTATGGTTCTATGAAACGCCCTACTTTTTCTTGGCAGCGCGTTTCACTTTTTGATGCTCAACCCATTTACCGTCTTCGTAGGTAGCGGTCCAGCCAGTCGCTTTCTTTTCAATCTCAGTCATAACGTACTGTGATTTGTTCTTACGACTGTAACGCACGATAGCGAGATTTCCTTCGCTGTCTTTTTGCGGTGCATCCGCTAAGTAGTGAAACTTCGGTGAAATACGATCTCTAAAGCGATGTAACTCAGCTACCTGTGGTGCTCGTGTTTCACGTGCTTTCGGGAATGTATGCGCAGCAAGGAAAATCCCTGACGCACCATCGCGCAGCACAAAATAAGCATCACTCTTGTCACAAGGCAGCTCTGGTAAATGCACTGGATCTTCCTTCGGTGGCGCTACTTCGCCATTTTTCAGTAATTTACGGGTGTTTTTACACTCGTCGACATTAGTACAAGCAAAGTACTTACCAAAACGACCGTTCTTAAGTTCCATGTCATGGCTACAGCGGTCACATTCGATAAGTGGACCATCATAACCTTTGATTTTAAAGGTACCAGCTTCTATCTCCGTGCCACTACACGCAGGGTTATTACCACAAACATGAAGCTTACGAGTTTCATCAACAAGATAAGAATCCATAGTAGTGTCACACACTTTACAACGACGACGTTGCATTAACGCTTTATTTTCTTCGTCGTCATCAGCGGCTACAACATCATCACCGGATGTTAAATTGATGGTTGTTTTACAACGCTCTTTTGGCGGTAAGTCATAACCAGAACAACCAAGGAATACCCCTGTTGTTCCTGTGCGAATACCCATCTTGCGCTCACAGCTCGGACAGTCGATGTCGGTTAGCACCATGTCATTAGGACGCATACCGCCTTGCTCTGGATCTAAATTCGCTTGATCAAGCTGTTTAGTGAACCCTTGATAGAAATTATTCAGCGATTCTTTCCAGTCCATTCCACCGTTAGCGATTTGGTCGAGCTCTTCTTCCATTTGCGCGGTGAAATCGTATGACAGTAACTCAGTGAAATTTTCGTTGAGACGATCGGTCACTATCTCGCCCATCTTCTCTGCAAAGAAGCGACGATTTTCAACGCGCGCATAACCGCGGTCTTGAATAGTAGAAATGATTGAGGCGTATGTAGAAGGACGACCGATACCACGTTTTTCTAGCTCTTTTACTAAACTTGCTTCATTAAAACGCGCTGTCGGCTTAGTAAAATGTTGCTTAGGATCTAGCTTCTCAAGGTTTAATGTATTGCCTACATTAACTGCTGGAAGATTCACATCTTCCTCAGCTTTACGCTTAACTGCAGTCTGAACGCGCGTCCAACCATCAAACTTGATAATACGACCAGTCGCTTTCAACTCATATTTGTCGGCAGCAACTTTCAACGTTGTCACATCATATTTAGCAGGTGTCATTTGACAAGCCACGAATTGGCGCCAAATTAACTCGTATAAACGCTCAGCATCGCGCTCCATTTTAGTTAACGATGTTGCGCTGCGAGTGACATCACTTGGACGGATCGCCTCATGCGCCTCTTGCGCGCCCTCTTTACTGCCGTAGTAATTAGGTGAATCTGGTAAATAAGATTTACCGTATTCTTTTTCAATATGCCCGCGCGCTGCTTCAATGGCATCTTTACTTAAGTTAGTAGAATCGGTACGCATAT from Psychrobium sp. MM17-31 includes these protein-coding regions:
- a CDS encoding HAMP domain-containing sensor histidine kinase, producing MSKSDNNNIDYKKILSAISYDMRNSLTLMFQSLQTIANQPQATKTLSGDELSDINYQVQRLNGNLTQLMALYNVEEDRLMINSTDELVSDVIETAVFQNDLYTQSKGIQININVEDELHWCLDRDLIAYLIDDVLSNAIRYSTAAIDIDVKILDQKLYIAISDDSSGYPEKMIEAAAAPINDLASQFGRMGIGLLFSKLIVLSHNNYGDNGELILQNDGKLGGSTFTIVLP
- the topA gene encoding type I DNA topoisomerase; its protein translation is MGRSLVIVESPAKAKTINKYLGKDFIVKSSVGHIRDLPTSGAVKKNKFTKTPAEVRKMAPEAKAKYKAARDKQQLINRMGIDPEGGWDAHYEILPGKEKVVSELQSLAEKADYVYLASDLDREGEAIAWHLREVIGGDDSRFKRVVFNEITKNAISEAFDTPTELNIDGVNAQQARRFLDRVVGYMVSPLLWKKVARGLSAGRVQSVAVKLVVEREREIKAFNPEEFWDMHAQLTTDDTQALTMKVTKVDGKTFKPVNETESNTALAALKDATYTVSSREDKPSQSRPSAPFITSTLQQAASTRLGFGVKKTMMLAQRLYEAGYITYMRTDSTNLSKDAIEAARGHIEKEYGKSYLPDSPNYYGSKEGAQEAHEAIRPSDVTRSATSLTKMERDAERLYELIWRQFVACQMTPAKYDVTTLKVAADKYELKATGRIIKFDGWTRVQTAVKRKAEEDVNLPAVNVGNTLNLEKLDPKQHFTKPTARFNEASLVKELEKRGIGRPSTYASIISTIQDRGYARVENRRFFAEKMGEIVTDRLNENFTELLSYDFTAQMEEELDQIANGGMDWKESLNNFYQGFTKQLDQANLDPEQGGMRPNDMVLTDIDCPSCERKMGIRTGTTGVFLGCSGYDLPPKERCKTTINLTSGDDVVAADDDEENKALMQRRRCKVCDTTMDSYLVDETRKLHVCGNNPACSGTEIEAGTFKIKGYDGPLIECDRCSHDMELKNGRFGKYFACTNVDECKNTRKLLKNGEVAPPKEDPVHLPELPCDKSDAYFVLRDGASGIFLAAHTFPKARETRAPQVAELHRFRDRISPKFHYLADAPQKDSEGNLAIVRYSRKNKSQYVMTEIEKKATGWTATYEDGKWVEHQKVKRAAKKK
- the cysB gene encoding HTH-type transcriptional regulator CysB, which translates into the protein MKLQQLKYIVEVNNNNLNVSATAESLFTSQPGISKQVRMLEDELGIQIFGRSGKHLTHVTKAGQEIINISNDILSKVESIKAVAYEHTKPDQGALNIATTHTQARYALPDVIGKFIKHYPKVSLHMHQGTPAQISEMAIKGEADFAIATESMHYYEDLVMLPCYHWGRSVVVNPDHPLAKLSRVRELEIEDIAAYPLVTYVFGFQNKSDLEIAFNEAGQDPNVVFTATSADVLKTYVRLGLGVGVLASMAIDKELDRDLVAIDVNHLFGYATTKIGFRRGTFLRSYMYDFIEEFAPHLTKNLVSQAASMRDHEQVEALFKDIKLPMR